A stretch of Pygocentrus nattereri isolate fPygNat1 chromosome 8, fPygNat1.pri, whole genome shotgun sequence DNA encodes these proteins:
- the cab39l1 gene encoding calcium binding protein 39, like 1 — protein sequence MPFPFGKSQKNPAEIVKNLKENVACLEKLEASDNKKCEKVAEEVSKNLASLKEILCGTGDKEPQTEAVAQLAQELYNTNLFISLIANLQRIDFEGKKDVVHLFSNIVRRQIGTRTPTVEYISSHSQILFMLLKGYETPEVALNCGMMLRECLRHEPLARTVLFSEDFYCFFRYVELSTFDIASDAFASFKDLLTRHKIMCADFLETNYDRVFTEYEKLLHSDNYVTKRQSLKLLGELLLDRHNYTVMTKYISRAENLKLMMNMLRDNSRNIQFEAFHVFKVFVANPNKTQPVLDILLKNQSKLVEFLSHFQTDRSEDEQFCDEKNYLIKQIRDLKRPAPPEEA from the exons ATGCCATTCCCATTTGGGAAGTCTCAGAAGAACCCAGCAGAGATTGTGAAGAATCTCAAGGAGAACGTGGCATGCTTAGAGAAGCTGGAAGCGTCTGACAACAAGAAATGTGAAAAG GTTGCTGAGGAGGTGTCAAAGAACCTAGCTTCCCTAAAAGAGATTCTTTGTGGTACTGGAGACAAGGAGCCTCAGACTGAAGCCGTTGCCCAGCTGGCACAGGAGCTTTACAATACCAACCTCTTCATCTCCCTCATAGCCAACCTGCAAAGGATTGATTTTGAG GGAAAGAAGGACGTGGTACATCTGTTCAGCAACATAGTCCGTCGTCAGATTGGCACCCGCACCCCCACCGTAGAGTACATTTCCTCCCACTCACAGATCTTGTTCATGCTGCTGAAAGG CTATGAGACTCCAGAGGTGGCTCTGAACTGTGGCATGATGCTGAGAGAGTGCCTCCGTCATGAACCTCTGGCCCGCACTGTCCTCTTTTCTGAGGATTTCTACTGCTTCTTCCGCTATGTGGAACTGTCCACTTTTGATATTGCCTCTGATGCCTttgcttcatttaag gATCTTTTAACAAGACACAAGATAATGTGTGCAGATTTCTTGGAGACAAATTATGACAGA GTGTTTACAGAGTATGAAAAACTGCTGCATTCAGATAATTATGTCACCAAAAGGCAGTCCCTAAAG CTTTTAGGAGAACTTCTGCTGGATCGACACAACTACACCGTTATGACCAAATACATCAGTCGAGCTGAGAACTTGAAACTGATGATGAACATGTTGAGAGATAACAGCCGCAACATCCAATTTGAAGCCTTTCATGTCTTCAAG GTGTTTGTGGCAAACCCAAATAAGACACAGCCGGTGTTGGACATCCTCCTAAAGAACCAGTCCAAGTTGGTGGAATTCTTGAGTCACTTCCAGACAGACCGCTCTGAAGACGAGCAGTTCTGTGACGAAAAGAACTATCTCATCAAGCAGATACGTGACCTCAAGAGACCTGCACCTCCAGAGGAGGCATAA